From the genome of Vigna angularis cultivar LongXiaoDou No.4 chromosome 11, ASM1680809v1, whole genome shotgun sequence, one region includes:
- the LOC108333648 gene encoding uncharacterized protein LOC108333648, protein MCTAMDSDEVFVSFSDTVFGFWEDLQEPPENSTNSGKLLGDDDEKLCSVGNEYKAFWEKQYLLLQATLCGSSSIETRVRQATKEVLTELNMWDMQCLCRREVNVKSCRNCLRREICDRLLNLGYNSALCTSKWRTSSEIQISGEHTYLEVKDNSNTKREVKVVIELSFRAEFEMARASEEYNKLMNRLPEVFVGKAERLQVIINIMCSAAKKCMKEKKMHLGPWRKLRYMQAKWRGMTDRNIIVPLPTVYSSRPRKYKASMLTCDLVENRLHCVVLC, encoded by the exons ATGTGCACAGCCATGGACTCTGATGAAGTATTCGTGAGTTTTTCCGACACCGTTTTTGGCTTTTGGGAGGATCTCCAGGAGCCGCCGGAAAATTCAACCAACTCCGGCAAACTTCTTGGTGACGACGATGAGAAACTTTGTTCTGTGGGAAACGAGTACAAAGCTTTCTGGGAAAAACAATACCTCCTTCTCCAg GCAACCTTATGCGGGAGTAGCTCGATTGAGACAAGAGTTCGGCAAGCTACGAAGGAAGTTCTAACAGAGTTAAATATGTGGGATATGCAGTGCCTTTGCCGGAGAGAAGTGAATGTTAAGAGCTGTAGAAATTGCTTGAGGAGGGAAATATGTGATCGTTTGTTGAACCTTGGTTACAACTCTGCTCTTTGCACATCTAAATGGAGAACTTCCTCGGAAATCCAAATATCAG GGGAGCATACTTATCTGGAAGTAAAGGATAACTCAAACACTAAAAGAGAAGTAAAAGTGGTAATTGAATTGAGTTTTCGAGCAGAATTTGAGATGGCACGTGCTAGTGAAGAATACAACAAATTAATGAACAGGTTACCTGAGGTATTTGTGGGAAAAGCAGAGAGGTTACAAgtcataattaatattatgtgCTCAGCTGCAAAAAAATGcatgaaggaaaagaaaatgcacTTAGGACCTTGGAGAAAACTAAGGTACATGCAAGCAAAGTGGCGTGGCATGACAGATAGAAACATAATAGTGCCACTTCCCACTGTTTACAGTTCAAGACCACGAAAATATAAGGCTTCGATGCTCACTTGCGATTTAGTAGAAAATAGGCTTCACTGTGTTGTACTTTGCTGA